Proteins found in one Triticum aestivum cultivar Chinese Spring chromosome 4D, IWGSC CS RefSeq v2.1, whole genome shotgun sequence genomic segment:
- the LOC123098939 gene encoding uncharacterized protein: MSSPSAAASSPAPALDGGVILEEILEEILLRLPPQPSSLPRASLVCTRWRRILSDPGFLSRFREHHGRNKPPPLLGFFDEEFRRDKRPIFKLTTMGRWDRIPPARFSAPWIRGEGWAFFGCRHGLALLICQKRREAVVWDPLTGHQRRLAFPPGFCRKKGRFVQNAAVMCAAAVEDGHVHGDCRFTPFRLALVGSDSDGTHKFACLYESESGVWGDVVSLETTRSTCVCVAKPSVLVRNSFCWLVSGGGILEFDFEIQSLVVIQKPADVNVAAYHWSFLVVRTQHSGLGLAVFSEPDYQSGTIQLWERKSNRDGVVGWELQKTIQLDGLFSFGLTGEPNAFMMQGYDEDSNAILLSTFYGEYMLQLESMQFINLIEHQSACIFTRTYYPYRNFYVIGSGVGGRDGGAEMSVH, translated from the exons ATGAGCAgcccctccgccgccgcatcgtcgccggcgcccgcgctgGACGGCGGCGTCATCCTCGAAGAGATCCTCgaggagatcctcctccgcctccctccgcAGCCGTCCTCCCTTCCGCGCGCATCCCTCGTGTGCACGCGCTGGCGCCGCATCCTCTCCGACCCCGGCTTCCTCAGCCGCTTCCGCGAGCACCACGGCCGGAACAAGCCACCGCCGCTACTTGGCTTCTTCGACGAGGAATTCCGCAGAGACAAGCGGCCCATCTTCAAGCTCACGACGATGGGCCGGTGGGACCGCATCCCACCCGCGCGCTTCTCGGCGCCATGGATTCGCGGCGAGGGCTGGGCGTTTTTCGGCTGCCGACATGGCCTGGCCCTCCTCATCTGCCAGAAGCGCCGCGAGGCCGTCGTGTGGGACCCCCTCACCGGCCACCAGCGCCGCCTTGCGTTTCCACCAGGGTTCTGCAGGAAAAAGGGGAGGTTCGTCCAGAACGCGGCGGTGATGTGCGCCGCCGCCGTCGAAGACGGGCATGTGCACGGTGACTGCCGCTTCACCCCATTTAGATTGGCCTTGGTAGGCAGTGATTCTGACGGCACACACAAGTTTGCTTGCCTCTATGAGTCGGAGTCCGGTGTGTGGGGGGATGTTGTCTCACTAGAGACCACACGTTCGACATGTGTATGTGTTGCAAAACCCAGCGTCCTGGTTAGAAATTCATTTTGCTGGCTGGTTTCTGGAGGTGGCATCCTCGAGTTTGATTTTGAAATCCAGAGCCTTGTGGTGATCCAGAAGCCAGCAGACGTTAATGTAGCAGCCTACCACTGGTCCTTTCTCGTTGTACGGACACAGCACAGCGGTCTGGGCCTTGCTGTTTTTTCCGAGCCAGATTATCAGAGCGGTACCATCCAATTATGGGAGAGAAAATCTAACCGTGATGGTGTTGTTGGATGGGAACTGCAGAAAACCATTCAGCTAGATGGGCTCTTTTCATTTGGACTGACCGGGGAGCCAAATGCGTTTATGATGCAGGGGTATGATGAGGACAGCAATGCGATTTTGCTATCAACGTTTTACGGTGAATACATGCTCCAGCTTGAGTCCATGCAGTTTATAAATCTTATTGAACACCAGAGCGCTTGCATTTTTACAAGGACCTATTATCCGTACAGAAATTTCTATGTTATAG GCAGCGGTGTTGGTGGTCGAGATGGTGGAGCTGAAATGTCAGTGCATTAG